A genomic stretch from Corynebacterium kutscheri includes:
- the murA gene encoding UDP-N-acetylglucosamine 1-carboxyvinyltransferase: MKDRFLVTGGARLEGAVQVKGAKNSVLKLMAAALLAEGTTTLTNCPEILDVPLMRDVLVGLGCEVLIDGSTVHITTPAEVSCNADFDAVRQFRASVCVLGPLTARCGRAVVALPGGDAIGSRPLDMHQSGLEKLGATTKILHGAVVAEAKELVGAQIELDFPSVGATENIVTAAVLAKGTTVLENAAREPEIVDLCVMLKQMGALIEGEGSSTITIEGVSTLHPTSHEVIGDRIVAGTWAYAAAMTRGDITVGGIAPRYLHLTLEKLKVAGAEVETYPNGFRVRMDSRPKAVDYQTLPFPGFPTDLQPMAIGIAAIAEGTTVITENIFEARFRFVDEMMRLGADATVDGHHVILRGVEQLSSTPVWSSDIRAGAGLVLAALCADGVSEVHDVYHIDRGYPNFVENLRNLGATIERISQ; encoded by the coding sequence GTGAAGGATCGATTTCTCGTTACTGGCGGCGCCCGGCTTGAAGGAGCTGTCCAAGTTAAAGGTGCAAAAAATTCCGTACTTAAGCTTATGGCAGCTGCTTTGTTGGCAGAGGGCACGACCACACTAACTAATTGCCCGGAAATCTTGGATGTCCCGCTTATGCGCGATGTTCTTGTTGGTTTAGGTTGTGAGGTGCTTATCGACGGTTCTACCGTGCATATCACTACGCCAGCCGAGGTTTCTTGTAATGCTGATTTTGATGCGGTGCGTCAATTCCGAGCTTCGGTATGTGTACTTGGTCCGCTTACCGCACGTTGTGGGCGTGCTGTGGTTGCGCTACCGGGTGGTGATGCGATTGGTTCTCGTCCACTAGATATGCACCAATCCGGTTTAGAAAAATTGGGTGCTACCACCAAGATTCTTCATGGCGCTGTTGTCGCTGAGGCGAAAGAACTTGTTGGCGCCCAGATTGAATTAGATTTTCCTTCTGTAGGAGCGACCGAAAATATTGTTACCGCGGCTGTCCTAGCTAAAGGCACCACAGTGCTAGAAAATGCTGCTCGGGAACCAGAAATTGTTGATTTATGCGTCATGCTGAAACAAATGGGCGCATTGATTGAAGGTGAAGGTAGCTCAACAATTACCATCGAAGGTGTTTCGACACTTCACCCCACCTCGCACGAAGTTATTGGCGATCGTATTGTTGCCGGAACCTGGGCATATGCTGCTGCTATGACCCGAGGGGATATTACCGTTGGTGGTATTGCACCACGTTATTTGCACCTTACATTAGAAAAACTCAAGGTGGCTGGGGCAGAAGTAGAAACTTATCCTAATGGTTTCCGAGTGCGCATGGATTCTCGTCCTAAAGCTGTGGACTATCAAACGTTGCCTTTCCCCGGTTTTCCTACTGATCTTCAACCTATGGCGATCGGTATTGCTGCCATCGCTGAGGGAACCACTGTTATCACCGAAAATATTTTTGAGGCCCGTTTCCGTTTTGTCGATGAAATGATGCGATTAGGTGCAGATGCAACTGTGGATGGACACCATGTGATTTTGCGTGGTGTGGAGCAATTGTCTTCTACCCCAGTGTGGAGTTCTGATATTCGTGCTGGAGCAGGATTGGTTCTTGCTGCTCTATGTGCTGATGGGGTCAGTGAAGTTCACGATGTCTATCATATTGATCGCGGCTATCCGAACTTTGTTGAGAATCTGCGTAATTTAGGCGCAACTATTGAACGAATCTCTCAGTAA